The following are encoded together in the Bubalus kerabau isolate K-KA32 ecotype Philippines breed swamp buffalo chromosome 3, PCC_UOA_SB_1v2, whole genome shotgun sequence genome:
- the SCG2 gene encoding secretogranin-2, translating into MAEAKTHWLGAVMSLIPLIFLLSEAEAASFQRNQLLQKEPDLRLENVQRFPSPEMIRALEYIEKLRQQAHKEESSPDYNPYQGVSVPLQQKENGDLPESSRDSLSEDEWMKIIAEALRQAENEPQSAPKENRPYTLNSEKNFPMGMPDDYETQQWAERKLKHMRFPPMYEENSRDNPFKRTNEIVEEQYTPQNLATLESVFQELGKLTGPNSQKRERADEEQKLYTDDEDDIYKANNIAYEDVVGGEDWNPVEEKIESQTQEEVRDSKENADKTEQINDEMKRSGQLSLQDEDLQKESKDQLSDDVSKVITYLKRLVNAAGNGRSQNGQTGERATRLFEKPLDPQSIYQLIEISRNLQIPPEDLIDMLKTGEKPVEPEQELEIPVEPEDISEVDLDHPDLFQNKMLSKNGYPKAPGHAVAEALPEGLSVEDILNLLGMESAANPKPPYFPNQYNREKVLSKLPYGPGRSKANQLPKAVWMPDVENRQMAYENLNDKDQELGEYLARMLVKYPEIMNANPAKRVPSQGSTEDDRQDENQIEQALKEHLSQHSSQETDKLASVSKRLPVGTPKSDDTPNRPYLDEDLLVKVLEYLNQEKAEKGREHIAKRAMENM; encoded by the coding sequence ATGGCAGAAGCTAAGACTCACTGGCTTGGAGCAGTCATGTCTCTCATCCCTTTAATATTCCTCctctctgaagctgaagctgcttCATTTCAGAGAAACCAGCTGCTTCAGAAGGAACCAGATCTCAGATTGGAAAATGTCCAAAGGTTTCCCAGTCCTGAAATGATCAGGGCTTTGGAGTACATAGAAAAGCTCCGACAACAAGCTCACAAAGAAGAAAGCAGCCCAGACTACAACCCCTACCAAGGTGTTTCTGTTCCCCTTCAGCAAAAAGAAAATGGTGACTTGCCAGAAAGTTCGAGGGATTCCCTGAGtgaagatgaatggatgaagataaTAGCTGAAGCTTTGAGACAGGCTGAAAATGAGCCCCAGTCTGCCccaaaggaaaacaggccttATACTTTGAATTCAGAAAAGAACTTTCCAATGGGCATGCCTGATGATTATGAGACTCAACAGTGGGCAGAGAGAAAGCTCAAGCACATGAGATTCCCTCCTATGTAtgaagagaattccagggacaacCCCTTCAAACGCACAAATGAAATAGTGGAGGAACAATATACTCCTCAAAATCTTGCTACCTTGGAATCTGTCTTCCAAGAACTGGGGAAACTGACGGGACCAAACAGCCAGAAGCGTGAGAGGGCTGATGAGGAGCAAAAACTTTACACAGATGATGAAGATGATATCTACAAGGCTAATAACATTGCCTATGAAGATGTGGTTGGGGGAGAAGATTGGAACCcagtagaggaaaaaatagagagTCAAACCCAGGAAGAGGTAAGAGACAGCAAAGAGAatgcagacaaaactgagcaaatcAATGATGAAATGAAGCGTTCCGGGCAGCTGAGCCTCCAAGATGAAGATCTCCAGAAAGAGAGTAAAGACCAACTCTCAGATGATGTCTCCAAAGTAATTACCTATCTGAAAAGGTTAGTGAATGCTGCGGGAAATGGGAGGTCCCAGAATGGGCAAACTGGGGAAAGAGCAACCAGGCTCTTTGAGAAACCACTTGATCCTCAATCTATTTATCAGCTGATTGAAATCTCAAGGAATTTACAGATACCCCCTGAAGACTTGATTGACATGCTCAAAACTGGAGAGAAGCCAGTGGAACCAGAGCAGGAACTTGAGATTCCTGTTGAACCTGAAGACATCTCAGAGGTTGACTTAGACCATCCAGATCTGTTCCAAAATAAGATGCTCTCCAAGAATGGCTATCCCAAAGCACCTGGTCATGCTGTGGCAGAGGCCCTACCGGAGGGGCTCAGTGTGGAGGACATTCTAAATCTTTTAGGGATGGAGAGTGCTGCAAATCCAAAGCCTCCATATTTTCCCAATCAGTATAACCGAGAGAAAGTTCTGTCAAAACTGCCCTATGGTCCTGGAAGATCTAAAGCTAACCAGCTCCCCAAAGCTGTCTGGATGCCAGATGTTGAAAATAGACAGATGGCATATGAGAACCTGAATGACAAGGATCAAGAATTAGGAGAATACTTGGCCAGGATGCTGGTTAAATACCCTGAGATCATGAATGCCAACCCAGCGAAGCGAGTTCCCAGTCAAGGCTCAACTGAAGATGATCGACAGGATGAGAACCAAATTGAGCAGGCCCTCAAAGAGCATTTGAGTCAACACAGCTCTCAGGAGACTGACAAACTGGCCTCAGTAAGCAAAAGGCTCCCTGTAGGGACCCCGAAGAGTGATGATACTCCCAACAGACCGTACTTGGATGAAGATCTGTTAGTGAAAGTGCTGGAATACCTCAAccaagaaaaggcagaaaagggAAGGGAGCACATTGCTAAGAGAGCAATGGAAAATATGTAA